From a region of the Geitlerinema sp. PCC 9228 genome:
- a CDS encoding CAP domain-containing protein translates to MNQELLDRVIERTNLERTQRGLSPLVPNQDLTEAAQTHSENMAFQDFFSHTGVNGADVSDRVLDEGYRYTSVAENIAAGYTNAEAVVEGWMNSPGHRENILNPDLKEIGVGYHFLANDTGDTNYNHYWTQVFATPANRTVTPTPDPNPSPSPSPTPTEGNDIIMGSDFGEQLLGFAGNDAIAGFSGDDAISGGLGDDTLNGNAGNDELFGDLGNDMMMGGRGSDRLITGDGINVANGNLGNDIVAGGNNDDSLYGGQDQDNLQGNNGNDFLAGDLGIDTLIGGVGFDTYALRPDTYDVVFYNDQEDFIQLPDNFLFEDVRFVQGFDEFVPDGQPETQIIDTLTNQVIAVLPGIDPIQLNEQDFIVGS, encoded by the coding sequence ATGAATCAAGAATTACTCGATCGCGTTATCGAACGAACGAACTTGGAACGAACCCAACGGGGTTTGTCGCCTTTGGTTCCCAATCAGGATTTGACAGAGGCAGCGCAAACTCATAGCGAAAATATGGCATTTCAGGATTTCTTTTCCCATACAGGGGTGAATGGTGCTGATGTGAGCGATCGCGTTTTGGATGAAGGCTATCGGTACACCTCTGTAGCCGAAAATATTGCTGCCGGATATACCAATGCAGAAGCCGTCGTTGAAGGGTGGATGAACAGTCCCGGTCATCGCGAGAATATCCTCAACCCCGACTTAAAAGAAATTGGCGTGGGATATCATTTCCTTGCCAACGATACCGGCGATACCAACTACAATCACTACTGGACGCAAGTATTTGCTACCCCTGCCAATCGAACCGTCACACCGACTCCCGATCCCAATCCCAGTCCCAGTCCTTCCCCTACGCCTACAGAAGGCAACGACATCATCATGGGAAGCGATTTTGGGGAACAGTTGTTGGGATTTGCTGGCAATGATGCCATCGCTGGTTTTAGCGGCGACGATGCTATCAGCGGTGGCCTTGGCGACGACACCCTCAACGGCAACGCCGGCAACGACGAACTCTTTGGCGATCTCGGTAATGATATGATGATGGGAGGTCGGGGAAGCGATCGCCTCATCACCGGTGATGGCATCAACGTCGCCAACGGGAACCTAGGCAACGATATTGTCGCTGGCGGCAACAACGACGATAGCCTGTACGGCGGTCAAGACCAAGACAACCTGCAAGGCAACAACGGCAACGATTTTCTTGCTGGCGATTTAGGCATCGATACTCTCATTGGTGGTGTAGGCTTCGACACCTATGCATTGCGACCAGACACCTACGATGTGGTTTTCTATAACGACCAGGAAGACTTTATCCAATTGCCAGACAACTTTCTGTTTGAAGACGTACGATTCGTACAAGGATTTGACGAATTTGTTCCCGACGGTCAACCGGAAACCCAAATTATCGATACTCTTACCAACCAAGTTATTGCCGTTCTGCCAGGCATTGACCCAATTCAGTTGAACGAACAAGATTTTATCGTTGGTTCGTAG
- a CDS encoding metalloregulator ArsR/SmtB family transcription factor: protein MTSSSPSHTTQFCVRRLKVLADTTRLDILRILMQEPKHVGELEMLLEIEQSLLSHHLQVLRREGFVRSTRDGKAVLYHLSPEFRTDSGEAIDLGCCLLSFFDEN, encoded by the coding sequence ATGACATCCAGTTCCCCATCCCACACCACACAATTTTGCGTCCGCCGGCTGAAAGTTCTCGCTGATACCACCCGTTTGGATATTTTGAGAATTCTCATGCAAGAACCCAAACATGTCGGCGAACTCGAAATGTTATTGGAAATAGAACAAAGCTTGCTCTCCCATCACCTGCAAGTCCTGAGACGGGAAGGATTTGTGAGGTCAACCCGCGATGGCAAAGCCGTTCTCTACCATCTATCTCCAGAGTTTCGTACGGATTCTGGGGAAGCCATCGATTTGGGTTGTTGCTTGCTGTCTTTTTTTGATGAAAATTAG
- a CDS encoding phosphate/phosphite/phosphonate ABC transporter substrate-binding protein, whose translation MIGRKVRKLVSGWLRLAVLSTVTLVVVVACTGNPEGESEVRELKFGVGPYFPTPSETRNQFEPLFQKMAASVNADADVTVTQDWVGISEALRSGTLDVAWLGPWGFVLAQHAEPSLEAIATVKYQGNPYYYSLLMTRADAPYNTLEEAIAYSQNQEQLKLSLADVGSTSGWLIPTAEFKQRNIDPKQVFDYNEGASHAAQAISVISNQTDIASDYNRNLDVLASTGKIDRSEIKIIWQSERLPNDPIAIRGGLPEKVKTGLRQAATNLSTEEAKDLLPENYTGFAASDGSNYKPIRQAGKLVGKLQ comes from the coding sequence ATGATAGGTAGAAAAGTACGCAAACTCGTATCTGGTTGGTTGCGGTTGGCGGTTCTAAGTACAGTCACCTTGGTCGTGGTGGTTGCCTGTACGGGCAATCCAGAAGGAGAATCGGAGGTTAGGGAGTTAAAATTTGGCGTTGGTCCTTATTTTCCCACACCCAGCGAAACCCGCAACCAGTTTGAACCCCTGTTTCAAAAAATGGCAGCGTCGGTGAATGCTGATGCAGATGTGACGGTTACCCAAGACTGGGTAGGCATTTCCGAGGCGTTGCGTTCTGGTACCTTAGATGTGGCTTGGTTAGGTCCGTGGGGATTCGTTCTGGCACAACATGCCGAACCCTCTCTAGAAGCGATCGCGACGGTGAAATATCAGGGCAATCCTTATTATTATTCGCTGCTCATGACTAGAGCAGATGCGCCTTACAACACATTAGAAGAAGCGATCGCCTACAGCCAAAACCAAGAACAATTAAAACTCAGTCTGGCGGATGTGGGGTCTACTTCCGGCTGGCTTATTCCCACCGCCGAATTCAAACAACGAAACATCGACCCCAAACAAGTTTTTGACTACAACGAAGGAGCCAGCCACGCCGCGCAAGCCATCTCGGTGATTAGCAACCAAACCGATATTGCCTCCGATTACAACCGCAATTTAGACGTACTCGCCAGTACCGGCAAAATCGACCGTTCCGAAATTAAAATTATCTGGCAGTCGGAACGCTTACCCAACGATCCCATTGCCATTCGCGGTGGCTTGCCGGAAAAAGTAAAAACCGGATTGCGCCAAGCAGCTACCAATCTATCGACAGAAGAAGCGAAAGACTTGCTACCGGAGAACTACACCGGATTTGCCGCTTCCGATGGTTCTAACTACAAACCCATTCGCCAAGCAGGGAAATTAGTCGGAAAACTTCAATAA
- the phnE gene encoding phosphonate ABC transporter, permease protein PhnE, with protein MASTIDSKQRPDLQAMLQAERQRRGGIWRLLQRGFWSAIAIAILVASLRTAEVSLQTFWEGLPQLGEWLIRFWPPDLSELPTFLQATWETLAIAIVGTGTAIVLALPLSFLVASNVAPFPFLRIPLRGILNFLRSIDTIIFALFFVSVVGLGPFAGVLGVAFHTTGSMAKLYAEVLETLPPEPIEAVEATGSDRLRTFAFAVLPEAMPSLVGISLYLWEYNVRSSVILGIVGAGGIGYELTVSLKLHDFPRLATILILILAMVSMIDALSAHWRRRLN; from the coding sequence ATGGCATCGACAATAGATTCAAAACAGCGTCCTGATTTGCAAGCCATGCTGCAGGCAGAACGGCAACGGCGCGGCGGCATTTGGCGGTTGCTGCAACGGGGTTTTTGGAGTGCGATCGCGATCGCGATTCTGGTAGCCAGCCTGCGGACGGCGGAAGTTTCCCTACAAACCTTTTGGGAAGGCTTGCCGCAACTGGGGGAATGGCTAATTCGCTTTTGGCCGCCGGATTTATCGGAATTGCCCACTTTTTTGCAAGCCACTTGGGAAACCTTAGCGATCGCGATCGTGGGAACCGGAACCGCCATTGTGTTAGCCTTGCCCCTATCTTTTCTGGTTGCTAGCAACGTTGCGCCTTTTCCTTTCCTACGAATTCCCTTGCGAGGCATTTTAAATTTCTTACGTAGCATCGACACGATAATTTTTGCCCTCTTTTTCGTATCGGTTGTGGGATTGGGACCGTTTGCTGGCGTGTTGGGGGTAGCGTTTCACACCACCGGTTCCATGGCTAAACTCTACGCCGAAGTGTTGGAAACCTTGCCCCCAGAACCCATTGAAGCCGTAGAAGCCACGGGAAGCGATCGCTTGCGGACCTTTGCGTTTGCTGTGTTGCCAGAGGCGATGCCATCGTTGGTGGGGATTAGCTTGTATTTGTGGGAGTACAACGTTCGTTCTTCGGTGATTCTCGGCATTGTCGGCGCTGGCGGCATTGGCTACGAACTGACGGTCAGCCTCAAATTGCACGATTTTCCCCGTTTGGCAACCATTTTAATTCTGATTCTAGCGATGGTAAGTATGATTGATGCGCTGAGTGCGCATTGGCGGCGGCGCTTAAATTAA
- the phnC gene encoding phosphonate ABC transporter ATP-binding protein, whose product MTAMLTVDNLYQTYENHTILADIGFSIVPQTFVAILGPSGSGKTTLMRSILQLLPPQKGHIWLEDTNLTQCSPKTLRASRARIATVTQQFSLVRRRSVLENCLGGRLREIPLWRCLAGKYPGYLLEAGLVALEKVELLEYAFQRADRLSGGQKQRVAIARALTQQANLILADEPVSSLDPQTAHNVLALLRSLCQQEGLTVVCNMHQVAYAKQYSDRILGIQNGKLVLDVATSQVSDRDLQVLYNTKSDVHRPHLR is encoded by the coding sequence ATGACTGCCATGCTAACCGTTGATAATCTCTATCAAACTTACGAAAACCATACCATTTTGGCAGATATTGGTTTTTCCATTGTTCCCCAAACCTTTGTCGCCATTTTGGGACCGAGTGGTTCTGGCAAAACCACACTCATGCGATCGATTTTGCAACTGTTGCCGCCACAAAAGGGCCATATTTGGTTGGAAGATACCAATTTAACCCAGTGTTCGCCGAAAACCCTACGCGCCAGCCGCGCGCGCATTGCCACGGTGACGCAACAATTTAGTTTGGTACGTCGCCGCAGCGTTTTGGAAAACTGTTTGGGAGGACGGTTGCGGGAAATTCCTTTGTGGCGTTGTTTGGCTGGCAAATATCCTGGGTACCTTTTGGAGGCGGGGTTGGTGGCATTGGAAAAGGTGGAATTGTTAGAATATGCTTTTCAACGTGCCGATCGCCTTTCTGGGGGACAAAAACAGCGCGTTGCGATCGCGCGTGCCTTGACACAACAAGCCAATTTGATTTTAGCAGACGAACCGGTGAGCAGTTTGGACCCACAAACGGCGCATAATGTCCTGGCTTTGTTAAGGTCGCTTTGCCAGCAAGAGGGGTTGACGGTGGTTTGCAATATGCATCAGGTGGCGTATGCCAAACAGTACAGCGATCGCATTTTGGGTATTCAGAATGGCAAGTTGGTGTTGGATGTTGCCACTTCGCAAGTAAGCGATCGGGATTTGCAGGTTCTGTATAATACCAAATCCGATGTGCATAGACCACATTTGAGATAG
- a CDS encoding secondary thiamine-phosphate synthase enzyme YjbQ, whose product MKSHTEYLTFNQQGRMSFKNITPKVEEIVRQSGVSEGMVLCNAMHITASVFINDDESGLHQDFQKWLEQLAPFDPSPQKYAHHRTGEDNGDAHLKREIMGREVVVAITEGKLDFGPWEQIFYGEFDGGRPKRVLIKVIGE is encoded by the coding sequence ATGAAGTCGCATACTGAGTACCTAACATTTAACCAGCAAGGGCGAATGTCCTTTAAAAACATTACGCCCAAAGTCGAGGAAATCGTGCGCCAAAGCGGCGTTAGCGAGGGCATGGTGCTTTGCAATGCCATGCACATTACTGCCTCCGTCTTTATCAATGATGATGAATCGGGGCTTCACCAGGACTTTCAAAAGTGGCTGGAACAACTAGCTCCCTTCGATCCCTCGCCGCAGAAATACGCTCACCACCGTACTGGCGAAGATAATGGCGATGCCCACCTCAAACGGGAAATTATGGGTCGCGAGGTCGTGGTAGCGATTACAGAAGGAAAACTCGACTTCGGCCCTTGGGAGCAAATTTTCTACGGCGAGTTTGACGGCGGGCGCCCAAAACGGGTGCTCATCAAGGTCATTGGCGAGTAG
- a CDS encoding restriction endonuclease subunit S, translating into MDLKTLWENFDVIAEAENGIQQLRNLILDLAIRGKLTSRNYNDSSAIQIIKNIQSLKEHLYHHKKIRRQKPLAPIEKDEQKFEIPSAWEWVRLGRISPTITDGSHYTPKYQEKGVPFISVKDISAGFLNFSNCQYISTDEHEEINKRCNPEKNDILICRIGTLGKAVVIDTDQRFSIFVSVGLIKLTEQTNSNYIQYVLNSPFLEKQYQKVKAGGSHTNKLNLRDIPNLLIPLPPLEEQNRIVKKVDELMALCDRAQASKENRNKLRQQLRQSAIHALETAETEEEFNKSWHFVRDNWNRLISNFSDLTALRRIIMHLAVKGRLTTQKLKDGNAENELNIMRQVRYEKLDSCSSKNHEYRRMLKKLSNLETAKSPYKLPFNWTCAHLIDLSFLIVDCHNKTAPTQPDGIPLIRTNNIRNGKLNLNDLKFVSEETYKYWSRRCFPQPGDIIFTREAPMGEAAIIPEGMKVCLGQRTMLIRVLDEYIDKNYLLIALTEPGLLKRVSEDAVGMTVKHLRVGDVEQIVLNLPPLKEQNRIVAKVNELMKICDRVAENLSKKEELANQISASVIHHLDI; encoded by the coding sequence ATGGATTTGAAGACGCTTTGGGAAAATTTTGATGTCATTGCAGAAGCAGAAAATGGGATTCAACAGTTAAGAAATTTAATTTTAGATTTAGCAATTCGTGGAAAACTTACATCACGAAATTATAATGATAGTTCTGCAATACAAATTATCAAAAATATTCAATCATTAAAGGAACATTTATACCACCATAAAAAAATTCGCCGTCAAAAGCCTTTAGCTCCTATTGAAAAAGACGAGCAAAAATTTGAAATCCCATCGGCATGGGAATGGGTTAGGTTAGGAAGGATATCGCCAACAATTACAGATGGATCCCATTATACTCCTAAATATCAAGAAAAAGGAGTTCCATTTATTTCAGTTAAAGATATAAGTGCTGGATTTCTAAATTTTTCAAATTGTCAGTATATTTCAACAGATGAGCATGAGGAAATCAATAAAAGGTGTAATCCTGAAAAAAATGATATTTTAATTTGTCGCATTGGAACATTGGGTAAAGCAGTTGTTATAGACACAGACCAAAGATTTAGTATATTTGTCAGTGTAGGACTAATTAAGTTAACTGAACAAACCAACTCTAATTATATTCAATATGTATTAAACTCGCCTTTTCTAGAGAAACAATATCAAAAAGTAAAAGCTGGAGGTTCACATACAAATAAACTTAATCTTCGAGATATTCCTAATCTTTTGATTCCTTTGCCTCCACTGGAAGAACAGAATCGAATTGTTAAAAAAGTTGATGAATTAATGGCACTCTGCGATCGCGCCCAAGCTAGCAAGGAAAATCGCAACAAATTACGCCAACAGCTACGGCAATCCGCAATTCATGCTTTAGAAACGGCTGAAACCGAGGAAGAATTTAATAAAAGTTGGCATTTTGTTCGGGATAATTGGAATCGTTTAATTTCCAATTTTAGTGATCTTACTGCTCTTCGTAGAATAATAATGCATTTAGCTGTTAAGGGTAGGTTGACAACTCAAAAATTAAAAGATGGTAATGCTGAAAATGAACTCAACATAATGAGACAAGTTAGGTATGAAAAACTAGACTCTTGTTCTTCAAAAAATCACGAATATCGTCGAATGCTAAAAAAACTGTCGAATTTAGAAACAGCAAAATCTCCATATAAGCTTCCATTTAATTGGACTTGTGCACATTTAATTGACTTATCTTTTTTAATAGTGGATTGCCACAATAAAACTGCTCCTACTCAGCCTGATGGAATCCCTCTTATAAGAACGAATAATATTAGAAATGGTAAACTGAATTTAAATGATTTAAAGTTTGTATCAGAAGAAACTTATAAATATTGGTCTCGCAGATGTTTTCCACAACCTGGTGACATCATTTTTACTAGGGAAGCTCCGATGGGAGAAGCTGCAATCATACCTGAGGGAATGAAAGTGTGTCTTGGTCAGCGAACCATGTTAATACGAGTTCTTGATGAATATATTGATAAAAACTATTTATTAATTGCCCTTACAGAGCCAGGTCTATTAAAGCGAGTTTCTGAAGATGCTGTTGGGATGACAGTTAAGCATCTTCGTGTTGGAGATGTAGAACAAATTGTACTTAATTTACCGCCCTTAAAAGAACAAAATCGAATTGTTGCTAAAGTAAATGAACTAATGAAAATCTGCGATCGCGTAGCAGAAAACCTGAGCAAAAAAGAAGAACTTGCCAATCAAATTTCCGCTTCAGTCATTCACCATTTAGACATTTGA
- a CDS encoding class I SAM-dependent DNA methyltransferase produces the protein MSLNATIKSIQDIMRKDVGVDGDAQRIGQLGWMLFYKKFSDQDKELELSEDDYESPVPMHLRWEEWADREQLGKDAPTGETLLDLVDNQLFPKLKELDPANYTGLAQQRAKLLRSVFEDAYNYMKSGTLLRQVIDKINDSIDFNESKTRDLFGDIYEKILKDLQSAGNYGEFYTPRAVTQFAVDMVNPQLGEKVLDPACGTGGFLTAAYEKLKAKAETPEELEDIKSKVQGTEKKALPHLLCVTNLMVHEVEVPTTVRHANALAKPLRDYGPRDQVDVVVTNPPFGGMEEDGIEVNFPNEFRTRETADLFLLLVMELLKPKGRAAIVLPDGTLFGEGIKTRLKEKLLRDCNLHTIVRLPSGVFNPYTSIRTNVLFFTKGEPTEEIWYYEHPYPPGYKSYSKTKPMRIEEFEQEKQWWNNRQENELAWKVSVEDIKANGFNLDIKNPNTPEEDYQDPETLLKKYREAEAQAEEVRNELKASLMASLEGEEN, from the coding sequence ATGTCTCTTAATGCCACCATTAAATCCATTCAAGACATCATGCGCAAAGATGTGGGCGTTGATGGGGATGCCCAGCGCATTGGGCAATTGGGTTGGATGCTGTTTTACAAAAAATTCAGCGACCAAGATAAAGAATTGGAACTCAGCGAGGATGATTACGAATCGCCCGTTCCCATGCATTTGCGGTGGGAAGAATGGGCAGATAGGGAACAGTTAGGCAAAGATGCCCCCACTGGCGAGACATTATTGGATTTAGTGGATAATCAACTGTTTCCCAAGCTGAAAGAATTAGATCCGGCAAATTATACGGGGTTAGCGCAACAACGGGCGAAATTGCTGCGCAGTGTGTTTGAAGATGCGTATAACTACATGAAGTCGGGAACCTTGTTGCGACAGGTAATTGATAAAATTAACGATTCCATTGACTTCAACGAATCCAAAACCCGAGATTTATTTGGAGATATTTATGAAAAAATTCTGAAAGATTTGCAGAGTGCCGGGAATTATGGCGAGTTTTATACCCCTCGCGCGGTTACCCAGTTTGCTGTGGATATGGTGAATCCCCAGTTAGGGGAAAAAGTATTAGATCCGGCTTGTGGAACGGGGGGCTTTTTAACCGCTGCTTATGAGAAATTGAAAGCCAAAGCGGAAACGCCGGAAGAATTGGAAGATATCAAAAGCAAGGTTCAAGGAACTGAGAAAAAAGCCTTGCCGCACTTACTCTGCGTTACAAATTTGATGGTGCATGAGGTGGAAGTGCCCACAACGGTGCGTCATGCCAATGCCCTCGCCAAACCGTTACGCGATTATGGGCCGAGGGATCAAGTGGATGTGGTGGTTACCAATCCCCCGTTTGGCGGGATGGAAGAAGACGGCATCGAGGTCAATTTTCCCAACGAATTTCGCACTCGGGAAACGGCGGATCTGTTTTTATTGTTGGTGATGGAGTTGCTGAAACCCAAAGGCCGCGCGGCGATTGTATTACCTGATGGCACTTTATTTGGCGAAGGCATCAAGACGCGATTGAAAGAGAAGTTGCTGCGCGATTGCAATTTGCATACCATTGTTCGTTTGCCCAGCGGTGTCTTTAATCCTTATACCAGCATTCGCACCAATGTTTTGTTCTTTACCAAAGGCGAACCCACTGAGGAAATCTGGTATTACGAACACCCCTATCCGCCAGGGTATAAATCTTACTCCAAAACCAAGCCCATGCGGATTGAAGAGTTTGAACAGGAGAAACAATGGTGGAATAATCGCCAGGAAAATGAGTTGGCTTGGAAAGTATCGGTGGAAGATATCAAAGCCAATGGGTTTAATCTGGATATCAAAAATCCCAACACTCCAGAAGAGGATTATCAAGATCCCGAAACGTTGTTGAAGAAATATCGAGAGGCAGAAGCGCAAGCGGAAGAAGTCCGAAACGAATTAAAAGCAAGTTTGATGGCATCGTTGGAAGGAGAGGAAAATTAG
- a CDS encoding DEAD/DEAH box helicase family protein: MSKRKLNETEICDRYITPALEQAGWQKRQIRREYRLTQGRIIVRGQMIARGRQKWADYVLFYHPNQPLAVIEAKDNQHNLGAGMQQALEYADLLEVPFVFSSNGDGFLLHDRAGTSSQVEQQLSLDAFPSPEELWERYKRWRQLADGEETLLASRNYPATEGKEPRYYQQLAINRTIEAIAQGQKRCLLVMATGTGKTFTVFNIIWRLWKTGTAKRVLFLADRNALVDQTMINDFQPFGGAMKKLNRKLVDETGRVDTSYEIYLALYQAIVGDEEREAIYTKFEPDFFDLVAIDECHRGSASEDSTWRQVLEYFDSAIQIGLTATPRETEYVSNIDYFGEPIYTYSLRQGIEDGFLAPFKVVQVNLDIDREGWMPDSGETDDYGQLIEEREYNLRDFDRAIKFPQRTQRVAEYVSEFLHQGDPMRKTIVFCENVDHAEAMRQCLMNVPANRPFIERDRRYIMRITGDDAEGKAQLDHFINPKEPFPVIATTSKLMTTGVDAQTCQLIVLDRRILSLTEFKQIIGRGTRLRTDYNKHFFTIIDFRGATSHFEDPSWDGPPIQDRNYSPTYRTDNPDEEISEVLQEEETSVNSQQKYVVGRQKFSVAAERTSYYDTSGKLVTESLRDYTRRTVNENYHSLDEFIKRWQDSDRKQAIIEELKEQGVMLEALQDLVGEDYDPFDLICHVAFDQPPLTRQERAQQVRKRDVFSKYGEKARAVLDALLEKYADQNVIPPDDTKVLQLKPFSEIGTPVEIVKTFGGKKEYKKAVRELQQLLYDDESA, translated from the coding sequence ATGAGTAAAAGAAAACTCAACGAAACTGAAATTTGCGATCGCTATATTACCCCAGCCTTAGAACAAGCGGGATGGCAAAAGCGCCAAATCCGGCGAGAATATCGGTTAACCCAAGGGCGAATTATTGTCCGGGGACAAATGATAGCTCGTGGAAGGCAAAAATGGGCAGATTACGTGCTGTTTTATCATCCCAACCAACCCCTTGCTGTCATTGAAGCCAAGGATAATCAACACAATTTAGGGGCGGGCATGCAACAGGCATTGGAGTATGCGGATTTGTTGGAAGTTCCGTTTGTGTTTTCCAGCAATGGAGATGGATTTTTATTGCACGATCGCGCTGGAACATCGTCTCAAGTGGAACAGCAGCTTTCTTTAGATGCGTTTCCCTCGCCGGAAGAACTTTGGGAACGCTACAAACGTTGGCGACAGTTGGCGGATGGGGAAGAAACATTATTAGCTTCCCGCAACTATCCCGCAACGGAAGGGAAAGAACCGCGCTATTACCAACAATTGGCGATTAATCGCACCATTGAAGCGATCGCGCAGGGACAAAAACGATGTTTGCTAGTGATGGCAACGGGCACCGGGAAAACGTTTACCGTCTTCAATATTATCTGGCGGCTGTGGAAAACGGGAACAGCCAAGCGCGTGCTATTTCTAGCGGATCGCAATGCCCTGGTGGATCAAACCATGATTAACGATTTTCAACCCTTCGGCGGGGCAATGAAAAAGCTGAATCGGAAATTAGTGGATGAGACAGGGCGCGTTGATACCTCCTATGAAATTTATTTGGCGCTGTATCAGGCAATTGTCGGGGATGAAGAGCGCGAAGCCATTTATACCAAGTTTGAGCCGGACTTTTTTGATTTAGTGGCGATCGATGAGTGCCATCGCGGCAGTGCTTCCGAGGATTCCACCTGGCGGCAAGTGCTGGAATATTTCGACAGCGCCATTCAAATCGGTTTAACGGCAACGCCGAGGGAAACGGAATATGTTTCCAACATTGACTATTTTGGAGAACCCATCTACACTTACTCCTTGCGGCAAGGGATTGAGGATGGGTTTTTAGCCCCGTTTAAGGTGGTTCAGGTAAATTTGGATATCGATCGAGAAGGATGGATGCCCGATAGCGGGGAAACGGATGATTATGGGCAATTAATTGAAGAACGGGAGTATAATTTGCGGGACTTCGATCGCGCAATTAAATTTCCCCAACGTACCCAGCGCGTCGCGGAATATGTCAGCGAGTTTCTGCATCAGGGCGACCCCATGCGAAAAACAATCGTTTTCTGTGAAAATGTCGACCATGCGGAAGCCATGCGGCAATGTTTGATGAATGTCCCGGCCAATCGCCCGTTTATCGAGCGCGATCGTCGTTATATCATGCGCATTACCGGGGATGATGCGGAAGGGAAAGCCCAGTTGGATCATTTTATTAATCCCAAAGAACCCTTCCCCGTTATCGCGACAACCTCCAAATTGATGACCACTGGCGTTGATGCCCAAACCTGTCAACTGATTGTTTTAGATCGGCGCATCTTGTCGCTGACTGAATTTAAACAAATTATTGGCCGGGGCACTCGCCTGCGAACCGATTACAACAAGCATTTCTTCACCATTATTGACTTTCGCGGGGCCACCAGTCATTTTGAAGATCCCAGTTGGGATGGGCCGCCGATTCAGGATCGAAATTATAGTCCAACTTATCGCACGGATAACCCCGACGAAGAAATCAGCGAAGTTTTACAGGAGGAAGAGACTAGTGTTAATTCGCAACAAAAGTATGTGGTAGGACGACAAAAATTTTCCGTTGCAGCCGAACGAACGAGCTACTATGATACGAGCGGCAAGTTAGTGACCGAATCGTTGCGGGATTATACACGCCGTACCGTTAACGAAAACTATCACTCTTTGGATGAATTTATTAAACGCTGGCAAGACAGCGATCGCAAACAGGCGATTATTGAAGAATTGAAAGAACAAGGCGTGATGTTAGAAGCGTTGCAAGACCTGGTGGGAGAAGATTACGATCCCTTTGATTTGATTTGTCATGTGGCGTTTGACCAACCGCCCTTGACGCGCCAAGAACGAGCGCAACAAGTTCGCAAGCGGGATGTGTTCAGCAAGTATGGGGAAAAAGCGCGGGCAGTTCTCGATGCCTTGTTGGAAAAGTATGCCGACCAGAATGTCATTCCCCCTGACGATACCAAAGTGTTGCAGCTAAAACCCTTTAGCGAAATTGGCACGCCCGTGGAAATTGTGAAAACCTTTGGCGGGAAAAAGGAATATAAAAAGGCGGTGCGAGAATTGCAACAATTGCTCTATGATGACGAAAGTGCATGA
- a CDS encoding DUF5615 family PIN-like protein, producing MKIKLDENIGNRGKLLFAEAGHEVATIVEENLQAASDLTLIGVCQQEQRCLVTLDLDFSNPLRFDPSQYAGIAVLRLPNRTSHQDLLNAIATLIAAFQREEIYGKLWIVRQGRIRVYQPND from the coding sequence ATGAAAATTAAACTTGATGAAAATATTGGCAATCGGGGAAAATTGCTGTTTGCAGAAGCAGGTCATGAGGTGGCAACGATTGTCGAAGAAAATTTACAAGCTGCTAGCGACCTAACTTTGATTGGAGTATGTCAGCAGGAACAACGGTGCTTGGTAACATTAGATTTAGACTTTAGCAATCCGCTGCGTTTCGATCCTTCTCAATATGCAGGAATTGCGGTGTTAAGACTGCCGAATCGTACAAGCCATCAAGATTTGCTGAATGCTATTGCTACTCTGATTGCTGCTTTTCAGAGGGAGGAAATTTATGGAAAACTCTGGATTGTTCGTCAAGGACGGATTCGGGTTTACCAACCAAACGATTAA
- a CDS encoding DUF433 domain-containing protein yields the protein MNRQELLSRISINPHVCFGKPCIKGHRIWVSLILDFLASGMTVTEILEEYPQLEQEDILACIAYGAEMSRERFVEIPIDSTV from the coding sequence ATGAACCGTCAAGAACTTTTATCTCGAATTTCCATCAATCCCCATGTTTGTTTTGGAAAACCTTGCATTAAAGGTCATCGTATTTGGGTTTCTTTGATTTTAGATTTTCTAGCCAGCGGTATGACCGTGACAGAAATTTTAGAAGAATATCCACAGTTGGAACAGGAAGATATCCTGGCTTGCATCGCCTATGGTGCAGAAATGTCAAGAGAACGATTTGTGGAAATTCCCATTGACTCGACTGTATGA